One Capsicum annuum cultivar UCD-10X-F1 chromosome 2, UCD10Xv1.1, whole genome shotgun sequence genomic window carries:
- the LOC107860426 gene encoding UDP-arabinopyranose mutase 1, with amino-acid sequence MATTVPLKDELDIVIPTIRNLDFLEMWRPFFQPYHLIIVQDGDPSKTIKVPDGFDYELYNRNDINKILGPRASCISFKDSACRCFGYMVSKKKYIYTIDDDCFVAKDPSGQDINALEQHIKNLLCPSTPYFFNTLYDPFRDGADFVRGYPFSLREGVSTAVSHGLWLNIPDYDAPTQLVKPLERNTRYVDMVLTIPKGTLFPMCGMNLAFDRELIGPAMYFGLMGDGQPIGRYDDMWAGWCCKVICDHLGLGIKTGLPYIYHSKASNPFVNLKKEYNGIFWQEEIIPFFQQLNLSKESTTVQKCYVEMAKQVNEKLGKVDPYFVKLADAMVTWIEAWDELNPPTKEAAKAPNAASK; translated from the exons ATGGCTACTACTGTTCCTTTGAAAGATGAGCTAGACATAGTGATACCAACAATTAGAAATTTGGATTTTCTTGAGATGTGGAGGCCATTTTTTCAGCCATATCATCTCATTATTGTACAAGATGGTGATCCTTCAAAGACCATTAAGGTTCCCGATGGATTTGATTATGAGCTCTATAATCGTAATGATATTAACAAGATTTTGGGTCCAAGGGCTTCTTGCATCTCATTCAAGGACTCTGCTTGTCGTTGCTTTGGTTATATGGTCTCCAAGAAGAAGTATATTTACACCATTGATGATGATTGcttc GTTGCAAAGGACCCAAGTGGGCAAGACATCAATGCATTGGAACAACACATAAAGAACCTTCTTtgcccatcaactccctatttcTTCAACACACTGTATGATCCATTCAGAGATGGTGCTGATTTTGTGCGCGGATACCCTTTTAGCCTACGCGAGGGCGTCTCAACTGCAGTCTCTCATGGCCTCTGGCTCAACATCCCTGATTACGATGCACCTACTCAACTTGTCAAGCCCCTCGAGAGGAATACTAG GTATGTTGATATGGTGTTGACAATCCCAAAGGGTACTCTCTTCCCCATGTGTGGTATGAATCTGGCATTTGACCGTGAGCTTATTGGGCCTGCTATGTACTTTGGGCTCATGGGAGATGGCCAGCCTATTGGACGCTACGACGACATGTGGGCTGGTTGGTGCTGCAAG GTTATATGTGATCACTTGGGATTGGGAATCAAGACTGGATTACCCTACATCTACCACAGCAAGGCTAGCAATCCATTTGTTAACTTGAAGAAAGAGTACAATGGGATATTCTGGCAAGAAGAGATCATTCCATTTTTCCAACAATTGAACCTGTCCAAAGAGTCAACTACTGTCCAGAAATGCTATGTGGAAATGGCCAAGCAGGTTAATGAAAAACTTGGGAAAGTAGATCCTTATTTTGTGAAGCTTGCTGATGCTATGGTCACTTGGATTGAAGCTTGGGATGAGCTCAATCCTCCTACTAAAGAGGCTGCCAAAGCTCCCAATGCTGCTTCCAAATAA